GGGCGTTATGATTCCTAATTGGTATTATTGTGTAATGCAATGAAACGAAAAACAATAACCATACTATTAATATTTTTGACGATATTTTGTTATAGTCAAAAAGTTAAAAAAATTATTGTGAAATTTGATAAATCCAAGCAAATATCGCAATCATATTTTGTCCTTAAATCTGACAAGAAAATTAAATATGGAGAATATATTTCATATTTTCGATTGTCTAATAAAGATTTAAAATTAGTTGAGAATGGAATAATTAATATAGATGATTATATAAAACAAAAAGGAAATTATTACAATGGGAAAAAAGAAGGTGAATGGATAGAGAATATTTCATCTTCAAAATTATTAAAAGGGAAATATAAAGATGAAAAAAAAATAGGTGTATGGGATACATATTTTCACGGAGAAAAAACATCAAGCTTTGACTATGATAACAATAAAAAAGTTGGAATATGGTTAACAAGGAAAGAAAACGGAAAAGTTTTTGAACGTTATGATTTTGATAATAATATTCAACTTCACCCAATAATAAGATTTAATATTTCATATCCGAATATTGCAATGGAAAATGAAATACAAGGAACTGTAAAAGTTA
This Bacteroidales bacterium DNA region includes the following protein-coding sequences:
- a CDS encoding TonB family protein — encoded protein: MKFDKSKQISQSYFVLKSDKKIKYGEYISYFRLSNKDLKLVENGIINIDDYIKQKGNYYNGKKEGEWIENISSSKLLKGKYKDEKKIGVWDTYFHGEKTSSFDYDNNKKVGIWLTRKENGKVFERYDFDNNIQLHPIIRFNISYPNIAMENEIQGTVKVKYHINSDCSIDNITIIQSLSNECDQAAINAIKKYGELFKKYNKNCEDKNKEKDFNFILY